The following are encoded together in the Gasterosteus aculeatus chromosome 7, fGasAcu3.hap1.1, whole genome shotgun sequence genome:
- the spry4 gene encoding protein sprouty homolog 4, whose protein sequence is MESRVPHHIPGVSSSLISQPLLDSRVPYGRLQHPLTIYPIDQIKSSHVENDYIDSPAVVSQQPSSQKSVNRRINWLGQNQEAFLGANNNHHHNHQHQHHQQGRCEPQPHPNQDSTTHPWISFSGRPSSISSSSSTSSDQRLLDHAAPTPTVDHHPNLHPHQGPVNTIATRTPGSFTSSESKVLTSSSSASSCASSKSLDLKSAKMPAGGVCTTGGQQGLALIPSSPAEKKHLLLCEQCGKCRCTECTLPRTLPSCWVCNQECLCSAQSLVDTATCMCLVKGIFYHCTEDEDDEGSCADKPCSCSQANCCARWSFMAALSLVLPCLVCYLPATGLAKLGQKCYDNVSRPGCRCKNLQGAVSAPLCKNGGVEAKVGTLEKQGS, encoded by the coding sequence ATGGAGTCCAGGGTTCCCCACCACATCCCCGGcgtgtcctcctccctcataTCTCAGCCCTTGCTGGACAGTCGAGTGCCCTACGGTCGCCTGCAGCACCCTCTTACCATCTACCCCATCGACCAGATAAAGTCCTCGCATGTGGAGAACGACTACATCGACAGCCCCGCCGTCGTGTCCCAGCAGCCCTCCAGCCAGAAGTCCGTGAACCGGAGAATCAATTGGCTCGGTCAGAATCAGGAGGCCTTCCTGGGGGCAAACAACAACCATCATCATAATCACcaacaccagcaccaccagcagggCAGGTGCGAGCCCCAGCCCCACCCCAACCAGGACAGCACCACCCACCCTTGGATTTCCTTCAGTGGGAGGCCCAGCtctatcagcagcagcagcagcacctcgtCTGATCAGAGGTTGTTGGACCACGCCGCCCCCACCCCGACGGTGGACCACCACCCAAACCTTCACCCCCACCAGGGCCCCGTCAACACAATCGCAACCCGAACTCCAGGCAGCTTTACTTCCTCCGAATCGAAAGTCCTCACTTcctcgtcctctgcttcctcctgcgcctcctctAAATCGCTGGACCTCAAGTCTGCAAAGATGCCTGCGGGAGGCGTGTGCACCACCGGAGGCCAGCAGGGGCTGGCGCTGATCCCTTCCTCCCCGGCCGAGAAGAAGCACCTCCTTCTCTGCGAGCAATGCGGAAAGTGCCGATGCACGGAGTGTACGCTCCCCCGGACCCTGCCCTCCTGCTGGGTCTGCAACCAGGAGTGCCTGTGCTCTGCTCAGAGCCTGGTGGATACAGCCACCTGCATGTGCCTGGTCAAAGGGATCTTCTACCACTGCACCGAGGATGAAGACGACGAGGGCTCCTGCGCCGACAAGCCGTGCTCGTGCTCCCAGGCCAACTGTTGTGCGCGCTGGTCCTTCATGGCTGCCCTTTCACTCGTCCTGCCCTGCCTGGTCTGCTATCTACCAGCTACGGGTCTGGCCAAACTGGGACAGAAGTGTTACGACAACGTTAGCAGGCCCGGGTGCCGCTGCAAGAACTTGCAGGGCGCCGTGAGTGCCCCTCTGTGTAAAAACGGAGGCGTGGAAGCAAAAGTTGGGACACTAGAAAAGCAGGGATCATGA